The following proteins are encoded in a genomic region of Methylobacterium tardum:
- a CDS encoding MucR family transcriptional regulator yields the protein MDEDVAVSEQNQVNFIDLTADIVAAYVSNNSVRPADLPALLADVHAAIAGLNSAPASAEPKVEKLTPAQIRKSITPDALISFIDGKPYKTLKRHVTGNGMTMDEYRERYGLPRDYPSVAASYSEQRSKLALALGLGNQRRSAAPKVAEVAETIAAAPKARGRKKAAEPTAAPAEKPTRGRKPKKAAAAE from the coding sequence GTGGACGAGGACGTCGCGGTGTCAGAACAGAACCAAGTCAATTTCATCGACCTCACCGCCGACATTGTCGCGGCGTACGTGTCGAATAACTCGGTACGTCCGGCTGATCTGCCAGCACTCCTGGCCGACGTTCACGCTGCGATCGCCGGGCTCAACAGCGCACCTGCTTCCGCCGAGCCGAAGGTGGAGAAGCTGACACCCGCGCAGATCCGAAAGTCGATCACGCCGGATGCGCTAATCAGCTTCATCGACGGCAAGCCGTACAAGACGCTGAAGCGGCACGTCACCGGCAACGGCATGACGATGGATGAGTACCGCGAGCGCTACGGATTGCCGCGTGATTACCCTTCCGTAGCCGCCAGCTACTCGGAGCAGCGCTCTAAGCTCGCCCTGGCCCTTGGTCTCGGCAACCAGCGCCGAAGCGCGGCGCCGAAGGTGGCTGAGGTCGCCGAGACCATCGCCGCGGCGCCGAAGGCCCGCGGCCGGAAGAAGGCTGCCGAGCCGACTGCTGCGCCGGCCGAGAAGCCAACCCGGGGCCGCAAGCCAAAGAAGGCCGCTGCTGCCGAGTGA
- a CDS encoding metallophosphoesterase yields the protein MLTRRALLSRPALTGALVTAGSLMSAGYATALEPYRVQVTSYRLSPQGWPHGLRLRVAVLTDFHAHPRCMGEAEIVAVVARTNALAPDVTVLLGDYGSQSPGPVPFERVAAILRGLVAPKGVYAIQGNHDWGDDREARRRGYGPTRAERALRGAGIPFIENAAVRLDLAAPLWLAGLGSEEAPGRPRLQQQFEQFRLDTLDQTLRDVPAGEPVILLAHEPDIFAQDLDPRVVLTLSGHTHGGQIRILGWSPWIPSRYGQRYAYGHIVEHGRDLVVSAGLGSHFVAGRPVRLGAPPEIVIIDLGQSDAATS from the coding sequence ATGCTCACACGGCGCGCGCTGCTCTCCCGCCCTGCTCTGACCGGTGCCCTGGTCACGGCAGGAAGCTTGATGAGCGCTGGGTACGCGACGGCGCTTGAGCCTTATCGCGTGCAGGTCACCAGCTATCGCCTGTCGCCCCAGGGCTGGCCGCACGGCTTGCGCCTGCGCGTAGCCGTCCTGACCGACTTCCATGCTCACCCACGATGTATGGGTGAGGCTGAGATCGTGGCGGTGGTCGCCCGAACCAACGCTCTCGCCCCAGACGTCACCGTGCTCCTGGGCGATTACGGCTCGCAGAGCCCAGGGCCAGTGCCGTTCGAGAGGGTCGCTGCCATCCTGCGCGGGCTGGTGGCGCCGAAAGGCGTCTACGCGATCCAGGGCAATCACGATTGGGGCGACGACCGGGAAGCGCGCCGCCGCGGCTACGGTCCTACACGTGCCGAACGAGCTTTGCGGGGGGCCGGCATACCGTTCATCGAGAACGCGGCAGTGCGGCTCGACCTTGCGGCACCGCTATGGCTCGCCGGTCTGGGGAGCGAGGAGGCACCGGGGCGGCCGCGGTTGCAGCAGCAGTTCGAGCAGTTCCGTCTCGACACCCTCGACCAAACGCTTCGGGATGTGCCGGCGGGAGAGCCCGTGATCCTGCTGGCGCATGAGCCGGACATTTTTGCCCAGGATCTCGATCCTCGGGTGGTTCTGACGTTGTCCGGGCATACACATGGTGGCCAGATCCGCATTCTGGGCTGGTCGCCCTGGATCCCCTCCCGCTACGGTCAGCGCTACGCCTACGGCCACATCGTCGAGCACGGACGCGATCTGGTGGTGTCGGCTGGCCTGGGATCCCACTTTGTAGCCGGACGCCCGGTACGCTTGGGTGCGCCGCCCGAGATCGTCATCATCGATCTCGGGCAGTCTGACGCCGCTACGTCATAG
- a CDS encoding serine/threonine protein kinase, with amino-acid sequence MAKSGLYGDRWKVLDNLGGGGQGDVYRVTDTTGEFAGEYALKRLRDLRRLDRFRNEVEALKRLDHDHIIKLIHSSDLQSEGDDQRHFLVMPIAAERDAERRLPIFTGSIENTAKVGLQIAKALHAAHGQKVIHRDVKPANILFPDQSLNAWLSDFGICHLEKEINDTPFGDVMGPRRFAAPEIEAGRADEVPPDVDVYSLGQTLFYLLSGGRTFHREEVNSTNYDASFPAGEQSELLRSLLSNMVALRGHRIDNMGDVVSRLERVISWNEEARTSGVSAGLQGAILAARRRVQEANKNHDDAQRRRELYDGMRRRVIDSIKDTVKSPMVAAASLISEGGELTATVEETGSAAFNIAFGRLTMNPFQSCNITTAHARRPHKISQLQFWLCSKRVMRVVINQGAGRSAFDSEPADEELVLIPISLVTYKGAPQKSYAAFGFEHPKIPMVVQNHNLIVDTQSLYGWQRQPVSQNQPINVAMLEFKLSDWPEKQTDVIKHVDSVIAVFIEQSFADNG; translated from the coding sequence ATGGCCAAATCAGGTCTCTACGGCGATCGTTGGAAAGTGCTCGATAATTTGGGCGGCGGCGGCCAAGGTGATGTCTACCGCGTCACAGATACGACTGGCGAGTTTGCTGGAGAATATGCATTAAAGCGCTTGAGAGATCTGAGAAGGTTGGACCGTTTCAGGAACGAGGTTGAGGCGCTTAAGCGGCTCGATCATGATCATATCATTAAGTTGATCCATTCGTCCGATTTGCAGTCGGAGGGCGATGACCAGAGACATTTCCTTGTAATGCCAATAGCAGCTGAGCGCGATGCAGAAAGGCGCTTGCCAATATTTACTGGCAGTATTGAAAATACTGCAAAAGTGGGACTGCAGATCGCGAAGGCTTTGCACGCCGCTCATGGGCAGAAAGTTATCCACCGCGACGTCAAGCCTGCCAATATACTATTCCCTGATCAATCGCTTAATGCATGGCTAAGTGATTTCGGCATTTGTCACCTTGAGAAAGAAATCAACGATACCCCTTTCGGGGATGTGATGGGACCGCGGCGCTTTGCTGCGCCTGAGATTGAGGCCGGTAGGGCGGATGAAGTGCCTCCCGACGTGGATGTTTACTCCCTAGGACAGACATTGTTCTATCTGCTAAGCGGCGGACGTACTTTCCATCGAGAGGAAGTCAATTCTACCAATTACGACGCATCATTCCCGGCCGGTGAGCAGAGCGAGCTGCTTCGATCGCTTTTATCCAATATGGTAGCGCTTAGAGGTCATCGCATCGATAATATGGGAGATGTCGTATCTCGTTTAGAGCGTGTCATCTCTTGGAATGAGGAAGCTAGAACTTCCGGTGTATCGGCCGGCCTACAAGGTGCGATCCTTGCCGCTAGGCGTAGAGTTCAGGAGGCCAATAAAAATCACGACGACGCTCAACGTCGGCGAGAGCTTTACGACGGGATGCGTAGACGTGTAATTGATAGCATAAAAGACACTGTAAAAAGTCCGATGGTTGCTGCGGCCTCTTTGATTTCTGAAGGCGGCGAACTGACGGCGACAGTTGAGGAGACTGGGTCGGCAGCGTTCAACATCGCTTTCGGCCGGTTGACGATGAACCCATTTCAATCTTGCAATATCACTACTGCGCATGCGAGACGCCCGCACAAGATTAGCCAACTTCAATTTTGGTTGTGCTCTAAGAGGGTGATGCGGGTAGTGATAAATCAAGGCGCCGGGCGATCCGCTTTCGATAGCGAGCCAGCCGATGAAGAATTGGTGCTAATCCCGATATCGCTCGTTACTTACAAGGGAGCTCCGCAGAAGTCATACGCGGCTTTTGGTTTCGAGCATCCAAAGATACCAATGGTTGTTCAAAATCACAATCTTATTGTTGATACACAAAGTCTCTATGGATGGCAGAGACAACCCGTTTCCCAGAACCAGCCAATCAATGTTGCTATGCTAGAGTTCAAATTATCCGACTGGCCAGAGAAGCAGACCGATGTCATAAAACACGTAGACTCGGTCATAGCAGTATTTATTGAGCAAAGCTTCGCAGATAACGGATAA
- a CDS encoding PAN domain-containing protein: MNSIGLANQFSEPGIDRPGNDYKNFDIPPPQPGTLGSDGPDICELNCNRDQTCKAWTYVNAGVQGPRPRCWLKTVIPSAVRNGCCTSGVSSAYSLTDVDRPGSDYKSFDIQAAASGCADACQRDSACAAWTYVKPGIQAASARCWLKNKIPDANNNNCCTSGIPAPRLH; this comes from the coding sequence ATGAATAGTATCGGTCTCGCAAATCAGTTTTCTGAACCTGGAATTGATCGTCCAGGAAATGATTACAAAAATTTCGACATCCCGCCGCCGCAGCCAGGGACATTAGGCTCTGATGGGCCGGATATTTGTGAGCTGAATTGTAACCGAGACCAGACCTGCAAGGCTTGGACGTACGTCAATGCGGGGGTTCAAGGTCCGCGGCCTAGGTGCTGGCTGAAAACTGTGATCCCATCGGCCGTCAGAAATGGATGCTGCACGTCAGGCGTGTCATCAGCCTACTCCCTGACTGACGTCGATAGACCTGGATCGGACTATAAATCGTTTGATATCCAAGCTGCCGCGAGCGGGTGTGCAGATGCTTGTCAAAGGGATTCCGCTTGCGCGGCATGGACCTATGTCAAGCCGGGCATCCAAGCCGCTTCTGCAAGATGCTGGTTGAAAAACAAGATACCAGACGCAAACAACAACAACTGCTGCACCTCGGGTATTCCAGCGCCTCGGCTGCACTGA
- a CDS encoding helix-turn-helix domain-containing protein: MSPENPIRRKPGRKSIVAAHPQRDAIEAACAAGISLRKVAHRFGLPRMALYRYWHSLPAEHRNALFAEAADLDDARWREVTTGLAAIARRHPEVRADLDELVQRISIPVTSSTTGGHAHAA, translated from the coding sequence ATGTCGCCCGAGAACCCGATTAGACGGAAGCCCGGCCGCAAGAGCATCGTCGCTGCACACCCACAGCGCGACGCGATCGAGGCCGCCTGCGCTGCCGGCATCAGCCTACGGAAGGTCGCTCACCGGTTCGGCCTGCCCCGCATGGCGCTCTACCGGTATTGGCACAGCCTGCCGGCCGAGCATCGCAACGCCCTCTTCGCGGAAGCGGCCGACCTGGATGATGCCCGGTGGCGCGAGGTGACGACCGGTCTCGCCGCCATCGCTCGTCGTCATCCTGAGGTGCGTGCCGATCTCGATGAACTTGTCCAGCGCATCAGCATCCCGGTGACGTCATCCACGACAGGAGGCCACGCCCATGCCGCGTGA
- a CDS encoding MerR family transcriptional regulator, producing the protein MRLQGIAAIAEQLDLPQHVLRFWEKEFGHLRPMRRNRRRYYRAEDVEILQGVRTLLHDRGLTLDGLRRVFQERGPTFVRAVGRGEIASDPLDMVAMGLALAQLPPDRQHALIEALADPATCRALADQCLGQTHRAEAAHARSA; encoded by the coding sequence ATGAGGCTTCAGGGCATTGCCGCCATCGCTGAGCAGCTCGACCTGCCGCAGCACGTCCTCCGCTTCTGGGAGAAGGAGTTTGGCCATCTACGGCCCATGCGACGAAATCGCCGGCGGTACTATCGCGCCGAAGACGTCGAGATCCTGCAGGGCGTCCGCACGCTGCTGCATGACCGAGGGTTGACGCTGGACGGACTGCGCCGTGTGTTCCAGGAGCGGGGGCCGACTTTCGTCCGCGCGGTTGGCCGCGGCGAGATCGCGAGTGATCCGCTCGACATGGTAGCCATGGGTCTTGCTCTCGCTCAGCTCCCTCCGGACCGCCAGCACGCTCTGATTGAGGCGCTCGCCGATCCAGCCACATGCCGAGCATTGGCCGACCAGTGTCTTGGGCAGACCCATCGCGCAGAGGCGGCCCATGCCCGGTCGGCCTGA
- a CDS encoding DUF6894 family protein: MPRFYFHLRGPNGLERDYTGLEFASIEAAYLEAYRTVPGLGADLAAQRMDPARYVFEITDPAGRLLMEVPFTEVLNRGCKPVAPRSPSHERGRTSDLIKAIRKEHAAVLDKLAETQMLLANLRTGRARRC; encoded by the coding sequence ATGCCGCGGTTCTACTTCCATTTGCGCGGCCCGAATGGGCTGGAACGTGACTATACGGGACTGGAGTTCGCCAGCATCGAGGCTGCCTACCTGGAAGCGTACCGCACTGTCCCGGGGCTGGGCGCTGACTTGGCCGCGCAGAGGATGGACCCTGCCCGGTACGTCTTCGAGATCACGGACCCGGCTGGCAGGCTCCTGATGGAGGTGCCGTTCACGGAAGTTCTGAACCGAGGGTGCAAGCCAGTTGCGCCGAGATCGCCATCACACGAGAGAGGACGCACATCCGACCTCATCAAAGCGATCCGCAAGGAGCATGCAGCCGTTCTGGACAAACTCGCCGAGACGCAGATGCTTCTCGCAAATTTGCGAACCGGCAGGGCACGCCGCTGTTAA